The sequence AAGGAATGACACAACGGCTTAGGTGGAAAGCTTTTGGAAGCAAGGTAAAAGGTCATATGCTGGTAGTTTTGTTTTTATGAATGTCTGACAAACAGCACTTCGATTCTTGGAATGTTTCTGGCACACACTAACTGCTACCATTCAACCAGGTCCCTCCCCCAACAACTGGCATTGACTCTGTGTCTGAAAAGAGAGGTTAAACGAAGAGGTCACAATCATGCTGGAAAGAGCCTGTCTCAACAGAGACCTTGAAATACCGGCTCTACCACTGCTGATTAAAATTCTCCCAAAGGCACTTAAAAAGTGGTGGCTTTCATTGGCTTTTTATTCTCTCTCAAAATCTGAAGATGTTTTTTCTCTGGAGCTGTTTGAACGCTTCAGATTTCCAGGATGAAGGAGAAGAAAATGCTTCAGTCACCAAGCTTTTCAAAACACCTTGTGGAGTACAGCATTTACATGTGAATCTCAAGGAGACAAGCGCGACCCCTTTGTTTATAAACTTAAACAGTCTATTTAGTGCGGTTAATAAACaaggaggaaggatgatcttaCAGTTAAGGCATTGGCTTGGgactcaggacatctgggttccGTTCAGCATCTGCCACAAGCGCCCTGGGTGACCTTAAACAAGAAGCTAAGCCCCATTTCCCCATCGGTACAATGGAGCTGTTACTTGCTATGAGGGCGCATTCGTTAAAGTTTGTGAggagctcagatactgcagtgacaaGTTGTGAGACGTAAACCCTAAAATTAATGAGATTAAATGAAGAAACGCTGCATATTGGAGGAAAAACTTTCTAGATTGGTTTAGACTGTGGAAAGAGCTTCCCAGGGACAGAAGTAGGGACTCCAGCCCTGGATACTCGATGTGCAGTAAGCAGCAATCCTACACTGCCATGGCAAAGTGATTTGATTACCTACTGAAATAGGTCTTTTTGTCTCCCTGATGGAGGACGTTGACCTTCAGGCTTTTTCTGACTTTTATTTTGGGTGGGAGGGGGTTATGTTCTTGAACCAAAGCTGCTTTATCTCATTCACAGTCAGCGAGAAGCTTGGGTTGCAGCTTATGCTGTCAGTAAAGTACTTACAGAGCAGTTACAGAGTAATGGAGTGTAATCAGACTATCGGGGTCAGCAGTAAGATGTCAAGGGTGAAGAGATGCAATATTCTAGGCTGTCACTTCCATGGGAGAGAGCATTTAGGGAGCAGCCAGGAACCCAAATGCATCCTTTTAAGAATCTAGAGGCATCTGTGACATAAACCCAGTGAAGTCAGAGTAGGAATAAAttggggccagagagagagggattGTCAGATGTTCATCCTCATGATTGTGAAAGGGGGAAGTAGACCTGCCAGCCTGGATCAGActcatggtccatctagtccagtatccacCGTCTTCAGAGGATGCTGCAAGAAGCCCCATCATAGGCAGAGGTGGGGTAATTTCCTGCAATAATTCCTCCCATCCTGAGTCCTAATAGAAATTGGCTTCACTCCTAATAAATGAGGTTTCATTGCCCTTCCAAAACTCTTTCCATTAGCATTAACTGCCATTAACTCTGGTTATTCTCATTACCagataaatgtccaatccctCTTTGAATTTTGCTAAGTTCTTTCTCTCAAAGCCATCCTTTGGCAATAAGTTCCACGGACTTAAGTAAGGAAATTTCTTTGGTAAGGACAATCTTATGTAAGCAAAATCAGGAAGCTCAACATTCTACATTGCAAGCTCCTCTAGCGGGCACATTTGTGGAATTGTATCTGAGCAACTTAGCCCTGATGGAATGTCTTGGGAATAACAGGAAAATGAGGGGTTCCAGGGCACAGATACTGGCGCCCAGCGTTCTGTACCCAGTCTCTCATTCCGAGCTGCAGCTGATCAGCTTGGAAATGAGCTCAGCTGAAAAGACACCACCTCCCAAGATGTAGGAGTGGTTCTATTTGGCGAGATGATGATGGTGCTTAGAACCACTTCAGGCCACTTTGCTGTGAAGCCCTTTCTCCTTGTCAGTTGTTCCGTGGGCGTGGAGCGATGCTGCTGCCATCTTGGAAGATAAAGAGTGTTATTGAAGGCACCAGTGTTGCAGCTtccaccagctgctctctgcttctcTAACTGCCACTGGAGAAGGTGCCAGTACCAGCAGGATGCgagggcagggcagaggtgaaCTTTCTGCAACTGAAACACAAATAGCCCAGCTGGCTCTGAGTGCAGGAGGCTGGTGGGCACCTGGCGAGTTGGTGGCAGGTGCCTGCCCGGGGTTGTGTTTTGCCTGCTAACAGGGTGGTGGTCGCCGGAGCTGGCCGAGGAGGCCGGCAGGTTTCCAAGTTCTTTCCTGCTGACTCCTGCTCGGACAGCCCTTGTCTTCCCAGTGCTGCTGGAGCACTTGGCAGAGGTGGACTGAACCTCCAGGCAGCCCAGGGTGAATGTTCTAGCAGGCCAGGCCCCGGGGTGGGGGACACAGGGGTGCCTAAGGAGCCAGTGCAGAGGGGGGATAGGAGCCAGCAGTCCCAGCGCCTGGTTCTACCCGCGGGGAGGACGAAGCCTCCGTCTTGATCTTTGACTGTTTCTGAAAACTTCCTTGGCGGAGACTGCACAGGGTCGGAGCTGCACCAAAGCGGCAGGCGGGGCAAAGGCTCCGGCTCCGCCTCTGGGCCAGCAGCTCCACCCGGCAGCCCTGGGGGACGAGTCTGCGAGCTTTGCATGGAGGCCGGGGATCGTGCGCTGCGCGCTGGGCTGGAGTCGGGGCAACTGACCTGTCCGGGCGCAAGCGGGGCACGTTTGTCCGCTTCCCTCTGGCCCCagcggggagcagggctgggaggccGCTGGGAGCAGAATAGCCGCGGGACCCCTTCGCGATGCAGCTGCCTGCGGTCCCGGGAGCCGTCGGCCTGTCCCTCGCCGCCTTCCCTGTGTCCTACGCGCTGAACTGCGGCGCTGCCTTGGCGCAGTAAGTACCCGgcctgcgctgcgctgcgctgcctGGGGCGCTCGCTGCGCGCTGTGCGCAGGCTTTGGGGCTGCGCCTCCCGGGCTTGCAGGATCGCCCTCCCGAGTCCGCTGCCTGGTGCAATCGCGGGGGAAGTCTTTGCAACAGCCCGGCGCTGGGAGCAGGAGAGTGTCCCTGTTTCTTCCCCTTAACAACCCCTTTCCTGGCGCCTGGCGTGTGCCTCtagggctgggtgcccagctgtaGGACCTGTTTCTAGTCTTTCCCCCCAGACATTTGGGGGCAGTTCTCCGGCGTTGTGTTATCCAGGTCAGACCAGGTGATCCcgagggtcccttctggccttcgaaTCTACCCAGCTGTGATCGCCCTGCGGTGTAAAGCCCAAAACAAAGCCTGTGCCAATCTGCCTTTGTTCCAGTCCTGCCTCAGCCTGcacagggccccccccccccgtgctgggtgctgcacagagccagcccctgccctgatgaAGACAAGGCAgccaagggagggaggaaggaaggatctCTGTCCGGGAACAGAGATGGGGAAACAGCATGTGTTTATCTAGTGGGATTGTGAGCTCTGGGGCCTGGGACCTAgtctgtctgtgcagcgcctggcacaatggtgcTCTGATCCCTTGGGGGCCCTGTGGGTGTTATTGTAACTCCTGTCCATAATGACAGTGGCAGGGTAGTCACTTTAGACAACCCTTGCTCACATCTTCCCCATCACTGGTATTTTGGGGGTTACCTTTTAAGGCCAGGCACAGACTGTTATCTGCCTCTTGCAATACTGGAGCATGACTACTTTAAATATACCCAGCAGGGGCGGCtatagacattttgctgccccaagcacagagggtccgctgaagccacaggacttgcaggaggtccaccaaagccgcgggaccagcagaccctccgcaggcttgctgccgaaggcaccctgcctgccaccctagcggcgactggcagagtgccccccacggcttgccaccccaggcatgcgtttggagcgctggtgcctggagccgcccctgataacCAGAGACTAGTCTACACCCCGGGTTTTTAGCCTGAACTCCACTCATCTGTATGCGCTGGGACCGGGGGACCCTCAGCCTTGCTTAACTCAGGCTGTCCTCTGCCATCGCGGAGTCTGTGGGCGGCAGATGAGCTCCCTGGCTGATGGGTGATACTTTTGGAGTGGAAGCTGTTAACGTCCCCTGTTGAAGGCCAGAATTCGCAgtggctttcccttttttttgcCGCAGGGTTAAAGGttttagtggaaaatgccttAATATTTTCAGCTTTATAGCTCACAGAGCAAAAGTAGTAGCTGGGCTGGTCCTGTAGCTCTTACAACTAATGAAATTGCTTCttgggagaggagaagagagctCAGGATGGATTTCCCTGCAACTTACCCTCTGTGCTAGCACAAATTTGCAGTATCTATCCCCTCATTATAGATTCACTTTCTAATTGGTTTGCATGTCTCTGATAAGAGCGCAGCAGCTAATGGCCATCCATATTCAGATGTGACGGCAGCGCCGGGCCTGAGGAGGGAGACGGAAATCTTAATGATTTCTACTGAAATGACATTTCAGAATAAACCCAGCGTGTGGCGCCTGCCTTGGCATTTTGCCCATTGTAACAATGGCCTGGATGGTTGGAAGACGGGCCCCTGTCTTTGTATTTGTGCAGGAGACTTCTCAAAGCAGCTCCTGCTGTGATGCAGGGTCTGAATTTCAGGAGGAGACAGTGCCTGTCATTTCCCTCCATGCTCAGTTGTGtcagaccttgggcaagtcatttcccttctttgtgcctcagtttcccctaccaCCCTTTGCCCTGTCTACATAGACTGtaggctccttggggcaggaaccatccCTCATGTGTCTCTGCAGTGCCGTGATCTTGGCTAGGGCTTCTAAGTGCTACCATAGTATAAATAATCGACATGTACCTATGGTTCCCTCTCTACTCCTGTTTTCCTCTTCTGAGTGATGGAATCGCCTCGTATTCATCACAAAGCCCCTTGTCACCGAGCAGAGCTCTGTCCTGCTCCCACGGGAGCAAAGGGTTCACCTGGCTCCGAGAAGAGCAAAGCTGGACGGGTTGATGGGAGTTGCAGCAGTGTAAACCTCTGCTTGTTCCTAGCACCCTGTATGTCGGGGGTATTTCCCCACCCAAGGTCCCGCCCAACCCCAGAAAGTCAGCAGATAGGCAGGACTCCCTCTGACTGCAGGggatgctggatcaggcccttcctGGGAGTGTTTGAACGCAGTGCGCCTGGCTCTGGTCTGGTAGGAGCTGCCCTGCTGCCTGGATGCTGCTGTGTGCTCTGCGTAGCCTGAGGGCTCGGCGCGTAGGCTGGTTGTACTTTGAACCCTGCTGCAGCCAGTGGCTGCTGTTGGCaaaacccctcctgcccccaccttccAAAAGCAAAACCCCAGGCAGCAGGAGGATCCTTTGCTCTGCTAGAGTCCCCTCCCTCTAGCCAAGGAGGCAGCTACACGGGGTCCCAGCTGGGAGCTGTTGCCCAGTGGGTTTGCCCAAGGGATCCCTGCCAGACAGTTGTTCTTTACTGGGACTCCAGGCACCACTGGAGCCCCAAGAGCTGAGGCCTCACCCTTGGTTCCTGCTCTTGTGGATGGGTTGGCGCAGAGGGTGGCTCTAAGAGGGTGGCGCAGAGGGTGGCTCCTCACCTGGGGTCCCCACCTCCTGGGGCTCTGCCTGGCTCCTGGTGcgagttagagcagcctcagggaagGGTCGAATCTCCCTAGGGGGAGCTGTTCTCTTCCAGGTGCCCTTAGACCCCGGGCCAAGGGCACTAGCCAGGGAATGAGCCCTTCTGCATTTGCCTTCCTAGCCACATTCATCCAGCAAAGCCTTTTCCCTGCTTCGGTGCCTTTGTGTGTTACGGGGTGAGACCATCCCCTCTCTGCTCCGCAGGTGCCCATGCTGCCTGGTTCGTAATGCAGCGCAgagctctggggaggaggcagcttgGTTAGGACTCGGGGTCTGAAACGCGTTGCCATGGGATTGCCGATTGCTGTCCCCATCCCTCCTGCTCCCGGAAAGCTGGGAggcctccttccagcctgagctgatttgggggagcccagggctttgCTGGAATCCTGACATGGTGTCTATCCTTagagggtgtcacggagtcaccgggcgatgctctggaactgctccccacaaagccaggcaggactctggggagcctcctctcccttggagcagactgtctccagggcaagaagctcccacggcttcacctcctgggtctctccttggagcattcagcatcctctgcccctccgggcgcttcccacagcgagccaaCTCAGGcaaggtcctggggaagccacagggtcctgcacccccactttgcaatcagacttgactctcagccagccagtaacacagaggtttattcgatgacaggaacagggtctaaaacagagcttgtaggtacagcgaaccggacccctcaggcgggtccattctgggggcagtgagccagaccctccacgtctgccctcactcctcgtccccagccagctccagactcacaaccccccacagcccctcatcctctgctcagctcctttcctgggacaggaggtcacctgatctctgtctccaacaccttcagctggcacctttgcagaggaggggcccaggccatcagttgctaggagacagagcatcaggcatttaggtgcactggtcctttgctctgccagatacttaagaactgccatggggacactgaggcaccaacacagtattcagagaaaacattaagaacattcccagttcgtcacagaggGCCTCACGGCAGCCCGAGCACACATCTGCTGAGCTGtccctgctggtgctgctgttcctacACTTCCCCAGCCGTTCACTGAAACCCTTCGAATGTGGCAACTCTTCACCTGTGACCTATTGCCCCCAATGTCAGCCCGGCAAGCGGGGGGCTGCTAGACACAAAGTGCCAGGGCATTAATGAGCTCCCTAGGTGCCCTTGCCTGGGCGAGGCGAGTGAAACCTGCTAGCGTGCGGGAAGCAGCATGCAGATCGCAGGGCTTGTGGTGCTGAGAGCCTGGGGAGTCAGTCTGCTGTTTGAACTGGGTCTGCTGGGTGCTGGTGTTTCTTTCTCTGGCAATGTGCTGTATAACGAAAGGGGAAGGGAGTGTGAACCCAGGATGGTGGCTTGTTCCTGGCGCTGACAATTCCTGCCTCTGGTTTAAAATACTGAAGAGTCAAATCCAGGCTAAGGTTAAAATATCCCTGCTGATGTTCTAGCTGTTTGGgatcaaatcctcagctggtgtaaagtagcattgctgcactgaagtcagtggggctacccTGACCTACATCAGCTGACCCACTAGGCCTACTGTAAATGAGCTGTGATGGGGGAACGGGGGCACTGGGAGGCTAAGATTGTCAAATCAGTCTGATCCCAGCATGTTAAAGGGGCCAGCTGGTCAGACTGTGCTGGGCACTGAGCCTCTGGAACGCAGGCCCCTTtcaggtgtctcaagttgagtGCCCAAAATTGCTCACCAGATCTTGTGCCTGTGCCTGGACGAGCCCCCCCAAAGTGCCATCTGCTAAGCCACAGGGCCCTGTTTGTTACCAGGGCCACggaacaggagggggtgcagggctcagattCTGCCGACTGTCATGGGTACAAATCTAGAGTAACCCCTCGGAATTCAGCAGGGGTAGGTGAGATCAGAAGCCAGACTGTGGCCTCTTTCCCACTCGGCCAACAGGGtcattgggaaactgaggcacaggggaggaaagcctggccccattgaactcaatggcagaactcccactgactccatcCACAGTCTTCAGTCTCCTCTGTGGATGGGCTCCATGCCCCGAGCGCGGTGTTAAGGGGGGATGGGGCAGTTAATCAGGccagaggctgggcaggggggttgCCCAGCCCTCAGCAACCCCTTGCATCACGCTGCAAGAGTCTGACCTGTCCCTTGCTGGAATGTATTGCAGCCCAGTGGCTATCGCGATGATGGGGGTGCTGGTGTTGCTGATTCTGTTCTGCATGGCGTATCTCCTGGGCGAATGGAGCCAGTCCCAGGATCCCCTCTTCTACGGTGAGTCTCGGCAGGGGGGCCCTGCTTAATGACCCCCTCCTATCTCCTGTTTCACCTACCTGGGCAAGAGAGGCAGCAAGCCAATGTGGTTGGAAGAGCCTTGTGTCTCTGTAGGCAGCAGGTGGGTGGGCGAGGTTCAGGGAAATTGAAACTGCATCAGGGCAGGTGCCACTGGATCTGGATGATGCAGAGGATGCTCAGTGGCATTGGAGAACCCAAGCCAGGCCCAGATCTTGCCCTGGCTGCCAGTGTCCGGAGGCTGCTCCCATGTGACGGCTGTCAGGCAGCCTGTGTGCGGGGAGGGCCCAGGCGAAAGGTGCCCGCCTGGCAAAAACCTCACATCAGCTGGCACACACTGGCCCCAGCCTGCGCAGGGAGCGGCGAGAGGCTGTGGGGgcactgcagcaggggagagaggttGGACGGGGTCTCCATTGCCAAAGCAGCAACGAATGAGCCAGTCTCCCACCGAAGGGCATCGAGGGCAGTTCCAGGGCCGAGCCCACAAGCAGGATGGACTCAGCCAGAGACCCTGTGCCTGCCCCACCCGGCTTGTGCCCCTTATGCCCTGGGGAGTGAAGAATTCCCAGCTGACAGGCGAGGCTGGGACCTGTCACTGCAATTGCAGGTCCCCTCTGAGCTGGGGAGAGGCCTGTgtttggggggcccagggcagccCCGGGGCCCCCTACAGAGGTgagcctgcctccctctctccccgCCTGCAGTGTTCACGGTGTTCTCCTTCACCTCCGTCATCGacctgatcatctcactggaggAGGATGGCTACATCAGCGGCTTCATGGAGTTCTACCTGAAGGAGGTACTGCCCTGGCTGCCGTCACCTGCTCAGGGTTCCCAGCGGGATGCCCGCCTGCAAGGCTAGAACATCACGCTGTCCTGGCCAGAGCCCATGGCGTCCCATCCCTCCTCCCTTACAAACACCATGGGCCTGATGCCCTGCGGGCAGGCACTTCCCCCGGTGCAAAGGGGATTTTCATTGGCACAGGTCTAAGCAACCGCGCCAGAGAGCTGAGCTCTTGTTCCTTCAAATGAGCTGTGTGTGGCACAGCTCCATCTCCtaagccacctgcagctccccatgcccggcagggagcagggaggcacACTGGCCCCTGGGTAGAGCAACCAGATGGGGGCCAGCACATGTGGGCATTGGGCTGAGCGGGTCCATCTCTGGAGCCTGCGTCGTCATGCCCAGCTGGGGAAGTGACTTGATGCCTCTCTGGTGGGCAGGGCGAGCCGTACCTACGCACAGCTTACGGCATCATGATCTGTTACTGGGACGGCATCGTGCACTACCTGCTCTACCTTGCCATGATCATGGCCATCACACAAAGGTCAGAGGGGACTGGGGCTGCAGCCGACTGGGATTGCCTGTTCAATCACTGGGCTTCTCACCTGCAGGGCATTGCATCACTGCTTCCAAGCGGTGGGCGGAGGGGAGTGTGGGTGGCTTTTTGCTGGAACAGTCTGGGGAGGGGGCCAAGTGGGGGTGCTAGGGGAACCATAGTCAGCCATCCAGTAGTATTTTGCACAAGGTCCCAGCCAGGATTGGAAGCCACAGGGATCTCCTGCATGGGCCTGTTCTTGGGGTCCTCCCGGCCATGGGCACGGAGCCCCGGGCTGAGTAACCAACCTGAACTCCAGCCCTCTTGGCATCTGATGCTAGGgcaggagcagtggggagctcCGCGGAGTCAGTACAGGGCAGCAGCCCAGGTCCTCCCAGGGTGAGTGAGGGAGTCTTTGGGCATGGATGTGCCCTGCCCAGCTGGTAGCAGCCTGTGAGCAATGGGCAGCGGCTGGAGCCAATGTGAGGAAGAATTCCTGGGCTGGTGAGGGGCTGTAGCCAGGGCACTCTGGATGGTGGGAAGCCAGGCAGGGTAGCAATCTCCTTCCGGTGCTGGTATGCTGTAGGGAGGAGCGGCTGTTGGAGGGGAGGCTGCTCTGGGGTGGTGGAGTGCCCATCTGAACCCACACGGTGTGATGTGGCAGGGCTGACCCCACCTTGCCACTAACCCAGGAAAGCAGGCGAGGGGAAGAAACCAAtgaatgcagcaggggttgagtgATGGGGTGAGGTGGGAAAGGCTGATCTGAGCTCCAAGAGGGTGTTGAATTTCCACTGTCTCCCCAGGAAGAACTACAGGACCCTGGGTCTCTACTGGCTGGGCTCCCTGATGATGAGCATTGTTGTCTTCCTGCCTGGGAACATGTTAGGTAAGGGGTGACAAGCCATGGGGAGCTACCCTCTGCTCTGAGCTCTGGTCTCATGGGGGTCGGTCTGTGCCCTTCCCACGTTGCCCGTGCTCTGCTCTGCGTctgcagggacacacccagagCCGCGGATTCAAGTCCTGTGTGCATCACTAAAACTGGCCCTGACAGGCCCCCTTGGTGGCAGTGAagccggggtgtgtgtggggcaggAACCCCCTTCTCCCATCCTGTCAGGGTGGAATGTTACAGGGGGGATGTGGGAGGAGTGGGGCCTTGCTATGCGCTCTGCATGGGGTTAACCAAAGGCACCGGTCTCTAAGGCTGGTCTTGCTGCATGCACAAATGGGGACTCTTCTCTCTTAGGGAAGTACAGCTCCGAGATCCGCCCCTCCTTCCTGCTCAATGTGCCCTACATCCTGATCCCAATCTGGGCTGGAATGAGACTCTTCAGCCAGCCAAAATCCCttccctgctgcactgctgagaAGGTAGGCGGGTCGGAGGGCTGAGGATCCCCAGCTGGGGCAGGTGACCTGCGAGAGGCAGATGTTGGTGTCTGGTCAG comes from Gopherus flavomarginatus isolate rGopFla2 chromosome 24, rGopFla2.mat.asm, whole genome shotgun sequence and encodes:
- the TM6SF2 gene encoding transmembrane 6 superfamily member 2, with translation MQLPAVPGAVGLSLAAFPVSYALNCGAALAHPVAIAMMGVLVLLILFCMAYLLGEWSQSQDPLFYVFTVFSFTSVIDLIISLEEDGYISGFMEFYLKEGEPYLRTAYGIMICYWDGIVHYLLYLAMIMAITQRKNYRTLGLYWLGSLMMSIVVFLPGNMLGKYSSEIRPSFLLNVPYILIPIWAGMRLFSQPKSLPCCTAEKVVAEQQRSLYQRPLDLGLILFLMVAVTFTFFRGLVVLDCPSDSCFDYIYQYEPYLRDPVAYPKVQMLVYMFYVLPFFCLGIYGLLRPGCTWLPDWALVFAGAVAQAQFSHVGSSLHHRTPYPYRTPEEVWWVFLLTNVLYALGPHLLAYRCLHSPGFFQPAAPTGQDGIKKHQ